A single Eleginops maclovinus isolate JMC-PN-2008 ecotype Puerto Natales chromosome 5, JC_Emac_rtc_rv5, whole genome shotgun sequence DNA region contains:
- the fbxo8 gene encoding F-box only protein 8: MGQALWRLPPRQQQQLQEELADRLADRGGGGGGGGGGGGGEQEQGRDGGPQRRAPQQCYGPDIYHLLRTRMGGKERNGFIDLEMLPPELGITILSYLNATDLCLAGCVWQDLGNDEYLWQGLCKSTWGHCSIYNRRLPAGFSYRRLYLQLDEGCLTFNANAQEGISYFMSKGILVDHPKELAKFIFYTRRLNWKMLRVYLDERRDVLDELVTLHNFSNQFLPNALRDFFRHIHAPEERGEYLETLITKFSHRFCTCNPGLVRDLGLSPDAVYVLCYSLILLSIDLTSPHVKNKMSKREFIRNTRRAAHNVSDDFVGHLYDNIYLIGHVAA, translated from the exons ATGGGTCAGGCACTGTGGAGGCTGCCTCCcagacaacagcagcagcttcaggaagAGCTCGCAGACCGACTGGCCgaccgaggaggaggaggaggaggaggaggaggaggaggaggaggagaacaagaGCAAG ggaGAGATGGAGGTCCCCAGAGAAGAGCTCCTCAGCAGTGTTATGGTCCTGACATCTACCATCTGCTGAGAACACGCATGGGAg GCAAGGAACGGAATGGTTTTATAGACTTGGAGATGTTGCCCCCTGAATTAGGCATCACCATACTTTCATACCTGAATGCTACTGATCTGTGCCTGGCTGGCTGCGTGTGGCAGGACCTGGGCAATGACGAATATCTGTGGCAGGG GCTGTGTAAGTCCACATGGGGACACTGCTCCATCTACAACAGGAGACTACCTGCTGGATTCTCATACAGGAGGCTCTACCTACAGCTGGATGAAGGCTGCCTAACATTCAACGCTAACGCACAGGAG ggtatCAGTTATTTCATGTCCAAAGGGATCCTTGTGGATCATCCCAAAGAGCTTGCTAAATTCATCTTCTACACCAGACGGCTCAACTGGAAGATGCTAAGGGTTTATCTGGATGAGAG gcgGGATGTTCTGGACGAGTTGGTGACGCTCCATAACTTCAGTAACCAGTTCCTCCCCAACGCTCTGAGGGACTTCTTCAGACACATCCACGCCccggaggagagaggagagtaTCTGGAGACCCTCATCACCAAGTTCAGCCACAGATTCTGCACCTGCAACCCCGGCCTGGTCCGGGATCTAGGCCTTAGTCCTG ACGCTGTGTATGTGCTGTGCTACAGTCTCATCCTGCTTTCCATCGACCTGACCAGCCCCCATGTCAAAAACAAGATGTCCAAGAGGGAGTTCATCAGGAACACTCGCCGAGCAGCCCATAATGTCTCTGATGACTTTGTGGGCCATCTGTATGACAACATATATCTGATTGGCCACGTGGCTGCGTAG